One window from the genome of Osmerus eperlanus chromosome 3, fOsmEpe2.1, whole genome shotgun sequence encodes:
- the pikfyve gene encoding 1-phosphatidylinositol 3-phosphate 5-kinase isoform X2 has translation MAADDKSSSSSTLDWSTEPPLSATSPSHLTHFKPLTPEQDEPPLRSAYSSFVNLFRFNKEEGRPPSVEKSEVSSPSPQGERRSWSSSPAHSVHGSGTHRKQHPDGLRRTSTASDGHRKSEASLGTHDPRTAVQLRTALKRLKEIMEGKSQDSDLKQYWMPDSQCKECYDCNEKFTTFRRRHHCRLCGQIFCSRCCNQEIPGKFMGYTGDLRACTYCRKIAMSYAHSADSGCIGEDLSALSDSPCSVCVEPSEPRTPVGGRKASRNIFLEEDLAWQSLIHQESQNSGLNSRLNALQEDVGKSPARKRSASVTNLSLDRSSSSMVPSYDSSVSPQTSRAMPGLKADHGEEERKILLDSSQLKDLWKKICHNNTGMEFQDHRYWLRTYPNCIVGKELVNWLLRNGTISTRAQAIAIGQALVDGRWLDCVTHHDQLFRDEYALYRALQNTEFSETPSPDSDSVNSLEGHSEPSWFKDIKFDDSDTEQLADESDYTMHNSSSPSKRTSVSSFQSAVDSDSAASINLNMEQDNVNFHIKKQSKYPHVPPHPAEQKASEYLVSEDGGQNILISDAFIKESLFNRRVEEKAKEMLFTPLGWHHSSLDQLREENGEKKAMERLLSANHSHMMALLQQLLYSESLSLSWRDIIVPVVRQVVQTVRPDVRSCDDDMDIRQLVHIKKIPGGKKFDSAVVNGFACTKNIAHKKMNSYIKNPKILLLKCSIEYLYREETKFTCIDPIVLQEREFLKNYVQRIADVRPNLVLVEKTVSRIAQEMLLEHGITLVVNVKPQVLDRVSRMTQGDLVMSMDQLLTKPRLGTCHKFYLQSFQLANGFSSFPSSHHSDNVKTLMFFEGCPPQLGCTIKLRGASEYELARVKEIIVLMVCVAYHSQLEISFLMDEFAMPPSLGKSSSFPCLLESTTVEEDEEGQGGGGGGGEKGTGGAFVVEIQGKGVNGNTVSTVGPSGPGQLEEKPPSGRLPCVSESHVKDSESPNGNKKPALSPLSSHGAEGLGSAVMNSTPLFNPLAPLHPVSPPYLIDDLDLDPVPEELGGKAEVEGSAGLSRAESGEESSCSEAVPRLFRDPLQDDTGLFVTEQVASTDDRLKSISAAFKQELKDIILCISPFITFREPFLLTPAGLRCPSRDYFPEQVYLSPLLNKDFKELDCRRKRQLLKDSAPSSFGGVANGGPPPRPVEVRPSHRLTSARIAEHLGCSQDLAKMLADYRAQGGRIRQRAEADPFVSSTFSHLPSREPSIKAPVKADSEDEKPAGQNDVTWASKPMLVSDQCGLLMTSGAHHIIPDLRSVGETLDCLNPVNHQRLCVLFSSSSAQSNNAPNPCVSPWIVTMEFYGKNDLTLGIFLERYCFRPSYQCPSMFCETPMVHHVRRFVHGSGCVQIVLKELDSPVPGYQHTILNYSWCRICKQVTPVVPLSNDSWCMSFAKYLELRFYGHQYMRRANAEPCGHFIHKDYHQYFSYNQMVASFSYISVRLLEICLPPPKIFIRNQGPSKANMQLDLKDFTQKVSQVYLAIDDRLTSLKTDTFSKSREEKMEDLFAQKDMEDAELRAWIEKLQARLQACGVDSPQHLQTVLESVVLKKQSLCETLQSWNTRLQDLFQQEKGRKRLSVPPSPGRHRQTEESKTSALESSPRNPSPVVQNGDKEDRHLNTLPSLSSSSSLLPSPGEPGSEPLTSGPSFPDLDSVSIPEDVFDGHLLGSADSQVKEKSTMKAILANLLPGNSYNPIPFPFDPDKHYLMYEHERVPIAVCEREPSSIIAFALSCKEYKTALDELSKTTGKAGGEETTQNITSDSRVKNSPAKPNETTSSQTGRSSLEADPLKDSDGGDKHKKQAGNPHIELQFSDANAKFYCRIYYAEEFHKMREEIMESSEDDFVRSLSHCINWQARGGKSGAVFYATEDDRFILKQMPRLEVQSFLDFAPHYFTYITGAVQQKRPTALAKILGVYRIGYKNSQNNTEKKLDLLVMENLFYGRKMAQVFDLKGSLRNRNVKTDSGKESCEVVLLDENLLKLVHDNPLYIRAHCKAILRAAIHSDAYFLSSHLIIDYSLLVGRDDSTDQLVVGIIDYIRTFTWDKKLEMVVKSTGILGGQGKMPTVVSPELYRARFCEAMDKYFLMVPDHWTGLGVNC, from the exons ATGGCTGCTGATGAcaaatcctcctcctcctcaactctGGATTGGAGCACAGAACCGCCACTGTCAGCTACCAGCCCGTCCCACCTGACACACTTCAAGCCCCTGACACCGGAGCAGGATGAGCCACCACTCCGCTCGGCCTACAGCTCCTTCGTTAACCTGTTTCGCTTTAACAAAG AAGAGGGCCGCCCCCCATCGGTAGAGAAGTCAGAGGTGTCCAGTCCGTCgccacagggagagaggaggagctggtcCAGCAGCCCCGCCCACTCTGTCCATGGTTCCGGAACACACAGGAAGCAGCACCCAGATGGACTACGCCGCACTTCCACAGCCtcgg ATGGCCACAGGAAATCGGAAGCGTCCCTGGGCACTCATGACCCTCGTACAGCTGTTCAACTGCGGACTGCTCtgaagagactgaaagagatcATGGAGGGAAAGAGCCAG GACAGCGACCTGAAGCAGTACTGGATGCCCGACAGCCAGTGCAAGGAGTGTTACGACTGCAACGAGAAGTTCACCACCTTCCGCCGGCGCCACCACTGTCGCTTGTGTGGCCAGATCTTCTGCAGCCGCTGCTGCAACCAGGAGATCCCTGGCAAGTTCATGGGCTACACGG GAGACCTGCGTGCCTGTACCTACTGCCGGAAGATCGCCATGAGCTACGCCCACTCTGCAGACTCGGGCTGCATCGGCGAGGACCTGAGCGCCCTGTCCGACTCGCCCTGCTCTGTGTGCGTGGAGCCCAGCGAGCCCCGCACGCCCGTGGGGGGACGCAAGGCCAGCCGCAACATCTTCCTGGAGGAAGACCTGGCCTGGCAAAG TTTGATTCACCAGGAGTCTCAGAACAGTGGGCTTAACTCCAGACTAAATGCACTCCAAGAGGATGTGGGCAAGTCACCAGCCAGAAAAAG gtccgCCAGTGTGACCAACTTGTCTCTGGACCGCTCAAGTTCTTCCATGGTGCCCTCCTATGACAGCTCAGTAAGCCCCCAGACCAGCCGGGCCATGCCTGGGCTCAAGGCGGACCacggcgaggaggagaggaagatccTGCTG GACTCATCTCAGCTGAAGGACCTGTGGAAGAAGATCTGTCACAACAACACTGGGATGGAGTTCCAGGACCACAGGTACTGGCTGAGGACATACCCCAACTGCATTGTGGGAAAGGAGCTGGTCAATTGGCTGCTGAGGAATGGTACCATTTCTACCAG GGCCCAGGCTATAGCCATAGGCCAAGCTCTGGTGGATGGTCGGTGGCTGGACTGTGTCACTCATCATGACCAGCTGTTCCGAGACGAGTACGCCCTCTATCGCGCCCTCCAG aacaCAGAGTTCTCTGAGACGCCGTCGCCCGACAGTGACAGTGTCAACTCCCTCGAGGGACACTCCGAGCCTTCCTGGTTCAAAGACATCAAGTTTGATGACAGCGACACCGAGCAGCTGGCTGATGAGAGTGATTACACGATGCACA ACTCTTCCAGCCCCAGTAAGAGGACTTCGGTCAGTAGCTTCCAGTCAGCAGTGGACAGTGACTCGGCTGCATCCATTAACCTCAACATGGAGCAGGACAATGTCAACTTCCACATCAAGAAGCAGTCCAAGTACCCCCACgtacccccccaccctgctgagCAGAAAG CATCAGAGTACCTGGTCTCAGAGGACGGAGGACAGAACATCTTAATCAGCGATGCCTTCATCAAAG AGTCTCTGTTCAACCGCCGCGTGGAGGAGAAGGCCAAGGAGATGCTGTTCACCCCTCTGGGCTGGCACCACAGCTCCCTGGACCAGCTCCGCGAGGAGAACGGAGAGAAGAAGGCGATGGAGAGACTGCT CTCTGCCAACCATAGCCACATGATGGCGCTGTTGCAGCAGCTGCTCTACAGCgagtccctgtccctctcctggcGTGACATCATCGTGCCCGTGGTCAGGCAGGTGGTCCAGACTGTGCGGCCTGACGTACGCAGCTGTGACGACGACATGGACATCCGCCAGCTGGTCCACATCAAGAAG ATTCCCGGAGGGAAGAAGTTTGACTCTGCCGTTGTCAATGGCTTTGCATGCACCAAGAACATTGCCCACAAAAAG ATGAACTCCTACATCAAGAACCCCAAGATCCTGCTGTTGAAGTGCTCTATAGAGTACCTCTACCGGGAGGAGACCAAGTTCACCTGCATTGACCCCATAGTGCTGCAG GAACGGGAGTTTCTGAAGAACTATGTGCAGCGTATAGCCGATGTGCGTCCCAACCTGGTGCTGGTGGAGAAGACGGTGTCTCGCATCGCCCAGGAAATGCTGCTGGAGCACGGCATTACGCTGGTGGTCAACGTCAAACCC caAGTGTTGGACCGGGTGAGTCGTATGACCCAGGGAGACCTGGTCATGTCCATGGACCAGCTGCTGACCAAGCCTCGCCTGGGAACCTGCCACAAGTTCTATCTGCAGTCCTTCCAGCTGGCCAATG GTTTTTCCTCGTTCCCTTCCTCCCACCATTCAGACAACGTGAAGACGCTGATGTTTTTCGAGGGCTGTCCCCCTCAGCTGGGCTGTACCATCAAGCTGCGCGGGGCTTCTGAGTATGAGCTGGCCCGGGTGAAGGAGATCATCgtgctgatggtgtgtgtggcctACCACTCCCAACTGGAGATCTCCTTCCTGATGGACGAGTTTGCCATGCCGCCGAGCCTGGGCAAGAGCAGCTCTTTCCCCTGCCTGCTGGAGAGCACCACTGTGGAGGAGGAcgaagagggacagggaggaggaggaggaggaggagagaaaggaacagGAGGAGCATTTGTAGTGGAGATCCAGGGAAAGGGGGTCAACGGAAATACCGTGTCCACGGTAGGTCCCTCCGGGCCGGGGCAACTGGAGGAGAAGCCTCCCTCTGGAAGGCTGCCGTGTGTCTCTGAGTCCCATGTCAAGGACAGCGAGAGCCCTAATGGCAACAAGAAGCCGGCTTTGTCCCCCTTGTCCTCCCATGGGGCTGAGGGGTTGGGGTCCGCAGTAATGAACTCCACACCCTTGTTCAACCCCTTGGCACCACTACATCCCGTGTCCCCGCCCTACCTCATCGATGACCTGGACCTGGACCCGGTGccggaggagctgggaggaaagGCGGAGGTGGAGGGCTCGGCGGGACTCTCAAGGGCGGAGTCCGGGGAGGAGAGCTCGTGCTCCGAGGCGGTTCCCCGGCTCTTCAGGGACCCGCTGCAGGATGACACCGGGCTGTTTGTCACCGAGCAGGTGGCCTCGACTGACGACCGCCTCAAGTCCATCTCGGCGGCCTTCAAGCAGGAGCTGAAGGACATCATCCTCTGTATCTCTCCGTTCATTACCTTCAGGGAGcccttcctcctcactcctgccGGCCTTCGCTGCCCCAGCAGAGACTATTTCCCCGAGCAA GTCTACCTCTCTCCACTGCTCAACAAGGACTTCAAGGAACTGGACTGCCGCAGGAAGAGGCAGCTGCTCAAGGACTCCGCCCCGTCGTCGTTCGGGGGCGTGGCCAACGGCGGCCCCCCGCCACGGCCCGTCGAGGTTCGGCCCTCCCACCGGCTCACCAGCGCTCGCATCGCAGAGCACCTGGGCTGCAGCCAGGACCTGGCCAAGATGCTGGCCGACTACCGCGCCCAGGGAGGGCGCATCCGCCAGCGGGCCGAGGCCGACCCCTTCGTGTCGTCCACCTTCAGTCATCTGCCTTCTCGTGAGCCCTCGATCAAGGCACCCGTCAAGGCCGACAGCGAGGACGAGAAGCCGGCGGGACAGAATGACGTGACGTGGGCTTCTAAG CCAATGCTGGTCTCAGACCAGTGTGGTCTATTGATGACGAGTGGAGCCCACCACATCATCCCTGACCTGAGATCTGTTGGGGAGACT CTGGACTGTCTGAACCCGGTGAACCACCAGCGCCTCTGTGTGCTGTTCAGCAGCTCCTCAGCCCAGTCCAACAATGCCCCGAACCCCTGCGTCAGCCCCTG GATCGTGACTATGGAGTTCTATGGAAAGAATGACCTCACTCTTGGCATATTTCTGGAAAGATACTGTTTCAG GCCATCCTACCAGTGCCCCAGCATGTTCTGTGAAACTCCCATGGTGCACCATGTCCGGCGCTTTGTCCACGGCAGCGGCTGTGTCCAGATTGTCCTGAAGGAGCTGGACTCTCCAGTCCCTGGCTACCAGCACACCATCCTCAACTACTCCTGGTGCCGCATCTGCAAACAG GTGACTCCTGTGGTGCCTCTGTCCAATGACTCGTGGTGCATGTCCTTCGCCAAGTACTTGGAGCTGCGTTTCTATGGCCACCAGTACATGCGGCGGGCCAACGCCGAGCCCTGTGGCCACTTCATCCACAAAGACTACCACCAGTACTTCTCCTACAATCAGATGGTGGCCTCCTTCAG CTACATCTCTGTGAGGCTGCTGGAAAtctgccttcctcctcccaAGATCTTCATCAGGAACCAGGGGCCCTCCAAAGCCAACATGCAACTGGACCTCAAGGACTTCACGCAAAA AGTGAGCCAGGTGTACCTAGCCATAGACGACCGCCTTACCTCCCTCAAGACCGACACCTTCAGCAAGtcaagagaggagaagatggaggaccTGTTTGCCCAGAAAGAT atggagGATGCGGAGCTCCGGGCCTGGATAGAGAAGCTGCAGGCCCGCCTGCAGGCCTGCGGCGTGGACTCCCCCCAGCACCTGCAGACCGTCCTGGAGTCGGTGGTGCTGAAGAAGCAGAGCCTGTGTGAGACCCTGCAGTCATGGAACACCAG gctgCAGGATCTGTTCCAgcaggagaagggaaggaagcgGCTGTCTGTCCCGCCCAGCCccgggagacacagacagacggaggaAAGCAAG ACAAGTGCCCTGGAGTCTTCTCCTCGGAACCCCTCTCCCGTGGTGCAGAATGGTGATAAAG AGGACCGTCACCTGAACACCCTCCCGTCACTGTCTAGCTCCTCCTCGCTGCTGCCGTCACCAGGGGAACCAGGCTCGGAGCCACTCACCTCTGGACCCTCCTTCCCTGACCTGGACTCTGTCAGCATCCCAGAGg ATGTGTTTGATGGACACCTGTTGGGCTCCGCTGACAGTCAAGTGAAGGAGAAGTCTACCATGAAGGCCATCCTTGCCAACCTGTTGCCGGGCAACAGCTACAACCCCATTCCCTTCCCCTT CGATCCAGACAAGCATTACCTGATGTACGAACACGAGAGGGTCCCCATTGCCGTGTGCGAGAGAGAACCCAGCTCCATCATCGCCTTCGCTCTCAG CTGTAAGGAGTACAAGACGGCTTTGGATGAGCTGTCGAAGACGACCGGGAaagcgggaggagaggagaccaccCAGAACATCAC CTCTGACAGCCGGGTGAAGAACAGCCCTGCCAAGCCCAACGAGaccacctcctcccagactggCCGCAGCAGCTTGGAGGCCGACCCACTCA AGGATTCTGATGGAGGAGACAAGCACAAGAAACAGGCTGGGAACCCACACATTGAGCTAC AGTTCTCTGACGCCAACGCCAAGTTCTACTGTCGGATTTACTACGCTGAGGAGTTCCACAAGATGCGCGAGGAGATCATGGAGAGCTCGGAGGACGACTTTGTCCGCTCGCTGTCCCACTGCATCAACTGGCAGGCCCGGGGCGGCAAATCCGGGGCCGTCTTCTACGCAACCGAAg ACGACCGCTTCATCCTGAAGCAGATGCCCAGGCTGGAGGTCCAGTCCTTCCTGGACTTTGCTCCTCATTACTTCACTTACATCACTGGAGCCGTGCAGCAAAAG cgtcCGACGGCCTTAGCCAAGATCCTGGGTGTGTACCGGATCGGCTACAAGAACTCCCAGAACAACACTGAGAAGAAGCTAGATCTCCTGGTCATGGAGAACCTGTTCTATGGCCGCAAGATGGCCCAGGTGTTTGACTTGAAAGGTTCCCTCAGGAACCGCAATGTGAAGACCGACTCAGGGAAGGAGAGCTGTGAGGTGGTCCTGCTGGATGAGAACCTTCTGAAGCTGGTCCATGACAACCCTCTGTACATCCGGGCCCACTGCAAGGCTATCCTGAGGGCCGCCATCCACAGCGACGCCTACTTCCTGTCCAGCCACCTGATTATCGACTACTCTTTGCTAGTAGGGCGCGATGACTCTACAGACCAGCTGGTGGTGGGCATCATAG ATTACATCCGCACTTTCACATGGGACAAGAAACTGGAGATGGTGGTCAAATCCACTGGGATCCTTGGCGGACAAG GGAAGATGCCCACGGTGGTGTCTCCTGAACTGTACCGAGCTCGCTTCTGTGAGGCTATGGACAAGTATTTCCTCATGGTCCCTGACCACTGGACTGGCCTTGGGGTCAACTGCTGA